Proteins from a single region of Paenibacillus sp. BIHB 4019:
- a CDS encoding ABC transporter permease yields MTAFIVKRVLSLIPILFIMSVIVFLIIYLIPGDPARVMLGDGADEATIQQLRANMGLDQPLVLQYGQWIGSALQGDLGDSYFLKKSVSAVIGEHLQPTLSLALLAELIAIAIALPFGIWAAVNRGGWADKALAAYTLLGITIPGFLLSMFLVLLFAVQLKWLPVSGYAPISDGLWNFLKYLILPGISVGVVMSSVIARIVRSSFLEVMNQGYVKTARSKGLRERSIVYKHILRNALIPILTVIGGTFGTLLAGAAVVESIFNIPGLGQLLVHSVSRRDYTVIQGLVLFIAFTYVLVNLVVDLLYAVVDPRIRLNK; encoded by the coding sequence TTGACCGCTTTTATTGTAAAACGGGTGTTATCGTTGATCCCCATTCTTTTCATCATGTCGGTTATTGTCTTTCTGATCATTTACCTCATTCCGGGTGATCCCGCGCGCGTCATGCTGGGCGATGGCGCAGACGAAGCGACGATTCAGCAGCTGCGTGCCAATATGGGGCTTGATCAGCCCCTTGTTTTGCAATATGGCCAATGGATAGGCTCGGCGCTGCAAGGAGATTTAGGCGATTCTTATTTTTTGAAAAAATCGGTGTCCGCCGTCATAGGCGAGCATCTTCAGCCTACTTTGTCGCTCGCGCTGCTTGCCGAGCTGATTGCAATTGCCATTGCGCTGCCGTTCGGCATTTGGGCAGCCGTGAATCGCGGAGGCTGGGCGGATAAAGCATTGGCTGCCTATACGCTGCTCGGCATAACGATTCCCGGCTTTTTGCTTAGCATGTTTCTTGTGCTTCTGTTCGCCGTGCAGCTGAAATGGCTGCCGGTATCCGGCTATGCGCCAATTAGTGATGGACTTTGGAATTTCTTGAAATATTTAATTTTGCCCGGCATTTCAGTCGGCGTCGTCATGTCGTCGGTCATTGCCAGAATCGTTCGCTCCTCCTTTCTGGAGGTCATGAACCAAGGGTATGTGAAGACAGCGCGCTCGAAGGGGCTGCGTGAGCGGAGCATCGTATATAAGCATATTTTGCGCAATGCGCTCATTCCCATTTTGACGGTCATTGGCGGAACGTTCGGTACGCTGCTCGCAGGCGCGGCGGTCGTAGAGAGCATTTTTAACATTCCGGGACTGGGGCAGCTTCTGGTCCATTCGGTATCGCGCCGGGACTATACCGTTATTCAAGGCTTAGTACTGTTTATCGCGTTCACCTATGTGCTTGTTAATTTGGTCGTTGACCTGCTTTATGCGGTCGTCGATCCCCGGATTCGGTTGAATAAATAA
- a CDS encoding acyl-CoA dehydrogenase family protein, with amino-acid sequence MMFNDELLLQLVEQTEYTQRQAELLAQLRRIGKQSIGPAAIQVDNEGTYPYSSLAALKSEGLQNLSVPGAFGGFGAGYKGDAVLLVLALMELASWCSSTSQVFALHNTGVQLVHAMGDAGQQRFFFEEVRRGHLFGSFGSEAGANRFVLANTLRKAEGGYRLNGKKIFATGSPGAKWAFWRSVSDDAPGNQDERYMMPIAELNGAGITIHNDWDGIGQRGTGSGTVIAEDAFIPEAHVMGGPGAYAAHAPFFAAQFHIHFAAQYVGIAIGAFREAAAYLKEKARPWSEAKTAAEDPIAQLRVGEMAAKLSSAQQLVVRGARLLQAVNVRQGDPELHRAVQAAASHAKIIATDTALDVTNAIFQIMGARSATRSCNFDRYYRNARTLTLHDPVDKQREAAGKHELGL; translated from the coding sequence ATGATGTTTAACGACGAGTTGCTCCTCCAGCTTGTGGAGCAGACCGAATACACGCAGCGCCAAGCGGAGCTTCTCGCCCAGCTTCGCCGAATAGGCAAGCAAAGCATTGGGCCCGCTGCCATACAGGTGGATAACGAAGGAACGTATCCTTATTCCTCGCTCGCTGCGCTTAAGAGCGAAGGCTTGCAAAATCTGTCTGTTCCTGGGGCGTTCGGCGGTTTCGGCGCTGGCTACAAGGGAGATGCTGTGCTGCTCGTATTGGCGCTGATGGAGCTAGCTTCATGGTGCTCATCCACCTCGCAAGTATTTGCCTTGCACAATACGGGGGTACAACTGGTTCATGCGATGGGGGATGCGGGGCAGCAGCGATTTTTTTTCGAGGAAGTCCGGCGCGGCCACCTATTCGGGAGTTTTGGGAGCGAGGCAGGGGCGAATCGTTTCGTATTGGCTAATACGCTTCGCAAAGCAGAGGGAGGCTACCGGCTGAATGGAAAAAAGATTTTTGCAACCGGCTCGCCCGGCGCCAAATGGGCGTTTTGGCGCTCGGTGTCCGATGATGCGCCGGGCAATCAGGATGAACGGTATATGATGCCTATAGCAGAGCTTAATGGAGCAGGCATTACGATCCATAATGATTGGGACGGCATCGGGCAGCGCGGAACCGGAAGCGGAACCGTCATTGCCGAGGATGCTTTTATTCCAGAAGCGCATGTAATGGGAGGGCCAGGCGCTTATGCCGCCCATGCTCCTTTTTTTGCAGCACAGTTTCATATTCATTTTGCAGCCCAATATGTCGGGATTGCGATTGGCGCTTTTCGGGAGGCTGCTGCCTATTTGAAGGAGAAAGCAAGGCCTTGGTCAGAGGCCAAGACGGCGGCTGAGGACCCGATTGCGCAGCTCCGGGTAGGCGAAATGGCGGCCAAGCTGTCCTCCGCACAGCAGCTGGTAGTTCGCGGCGCACGTCTGCTCCAAGCAGTCAATGTGCGGCAAGGTGATCCGGAACTGCACAGGGCTGTTCAAGCAGCTGCGTCCCACGCCAAAATCATCGCAACCGACACCGCGCTCGACGTAACGAATGCAATTTTTCAAATTATGGGTGCCCGCTCAGCGACCAGAAGCTGCAATTTCGACCGCTATTACCGCAACGCCAGAACGCTCACGCTGCATGACCCGGTAGACAAGCAGCGCGAGGCGGCGGGCAAGCATGAGCTGGGACTATAG
- a CDS encoding LLM class flavin-dependent oxidoreductase, whose product MKKKIHLGVFEVNAVNHLTQGIWTHPEQNRIHYNSMDYWIDIARTLERGKFDFMFFADSYGYPKERTELAFREASGAVGNDPMLLIPALAQATEHLAFTMTTSTTYEAPYANARRFSTLDHITKGRIGWNVVTTSSKSAADLFGRSEFLPHDERYDMADEYMDVSYKYWEGSWQDDALLVDREKRIFADPQKVHKVKHEGKYFKSEGYHASTPSPQRTPVIFQAGSSGRGRAFAAKHAEGIFLKAPTTEVLRDQIADIRRRAAEYGRDPAAVKVFTGLSVVVAQTREEAQRKFDEYMRHQSAEATLSSYAGVTGIDLTQLDPNAYFENIHTEMGQTHTDRFTKHSKTKKTVQEVMDDFVQKGFRGLTVVGTPEDVADQIERWTEETDVDGFNLEPYVLPGSYVDFVDLVIPELQKRGLFKTDYEAGTLRERLFGKGEARLPEHHPGASFRTPAALV is encoded by the coding sequence ATGAAGAAGAAAATTCATTTGGGCGTCTTCGAGGTGAACGCCGTCAATCATTTAACCCAAGGCATCTGGACGCATCCCGAGCAAAATCGCATTCATTATAATAGCATGGATTATTGGATTGATATCGCCCGAACTTTGGAGCGGGGCAAGTTTGATTTTATGTTTTTCGCTGACAGCTACGGCTATCCGAAGGAGAGGACCGAGCTTGCGTTCCGCGAGGCATCGGGTGCAGTAGGGAATGACCCGATGCTGCTCATTCCAGCGCTTGCGCAGGCGACCGAGCACCTCGCTTTTACGATGACGACCTCGACGACGTATGAGGCTCCATATGCGAATGCGCGCAGATTTTCAACGCTGGATCATATTACGAAGGGGCGAATCGGCTGGAACGTCGTGACGACGAGCAGCAAATCGGCCGCCGATTTGTTCGGCAGAAGCGAGTTTCTGCCGCATGATGAGCGTTATGATATGGCAGATGAATATATGGATGTCAGCTATAAGTATTGGGAGGGCAGCTGGCAGGATGATGCGCTGCTCGTTGATCGCGAGAAGCGGATATTTGCCGATCCGCAGAAGGTTCATAAGGTGAAGCATGAAGGGAAATATTTTAAATCGGAGGGGTACCATGCTTCGACGCCTTCCCCGCAGCGGACGCCGGTTATTTTTCAGGCGGGCAGCTCCGGAAGGGGACGCGCTTTCGCCGCGAAGCATGCGGAGGGCATCTTCCTCAAGGCGCCGACGACGGAGGTGCTGCGGGACCAGATCGCAGATATTCGCAGGCGGGCCGCAGAATATGGACGTGATCCGGCAGCGGTGAAAGTGTTCACCGGGCTGTCGGTTGTGGTGGCACAGACGCGTGAGGAAGCACAGCGCAAATTCGACGAGTATATGCGGCATCAAAGCGCTGAAGCAACGCTGTCCAGCTATGCCGGTGTAACGGGCATCGACCTGACGCAGCTTGATCCGAACGCTTATTTTGAAAATATTCATACCGAAATGGGCCAAACGCATACCGACCGTTTTACGAAGCACAGCAAGACGAAGAAGACGGTGCAGGAGGTCATGGACGATTTTGTGCAAAAGGGCTTCCGCGGACTGACCGTTGTCGGCACGCCGGAAGACGTTGCCGATCAAATCGAACGCTGGACGGAGGAAACGGACGTGGACGGCTTTAATTTGGAGCCGTATGTGCTGCCTGGCTCCTATGTCGATTTTGTCGATCTGGTCATTCCGGAGCTGCAAAAACGCGGGCTGTTCAAAACCGATTACGAAGCAGGCACGCTCCGCGAGCGGCTGTTCGGCAAGGGTGAGGCGCGCCTGCCAGAGCATCATCCGGGCGCTTCGTTTCGCACGCCGGCCGCTCTTGTCTAA
- a CDS encoding dipeptide ABC transporter ATP-binding protein, whose translation MPSAHEQEGGPMPLLEVKGLSKHYSTKRPASFRKSLVKAVDDVSFHIYEGETYGLVGESGCGKSTLGKALLRLVEPTAGEALYQGEDLNRMPSRQLRASRRQLQMVFQDPYSSLNPRKTIGRTLEEPLIIHGIGSPQERTELALRMLATVGLQEEHYDRLPHELSGGQRQRIGLARALILEPRLVICDEPVSALDVIIQSQIINLMRKLQRELKLTYLFIAHDIGVIRHISDRIGVMYLGKMVEEARTDDLFAQPLHPYTQVLLSAVPIPDPAMKKERMVLQGDIPSPLETVSGCAFHPRCPYAVEACRKQVPLKREVAPGHFAACHLA comes from the coding sequence ATGCCATCTGCCCATGAACAGGAAGGCGGGCCCATGCCGCTGCTGGAAGTGAAAGGCTTATCCAAGCATTATAGTACGAAGCGTCCGGCATCCTTTCGCAAAAGTCTCGTTAAAGCCGTTGATGATGTTTCCTTTCACATTTATGAAGGGGAAACCTACGGGCTGGTCGGGGAATCGGGCTGCGGCAAAAGCACGCTCGGCAAGGCGCTGCTGCGCCTTGTTGAGCCTACTGCCGGAGAAGCGCTGTATCAGGGCGAGGATTTAAACCGCATGCCGAGCCGCCAGCTTCGGGCCAGCCGCCGGCAGCTCCAGATGGTTTTTCAGGACCCGTATTCCTCGCTGAATCCCCGAAAGACCATCGGCAGAACGCTGGAAGAGCCGCTCATCATTCACGGTATAGGCAGCCCGCAGGAACGAACGGAGCTTGCGCTGCGGATGCTGGCGACGGTGGGCTTGCAGGAGGAGCATTATGACCGGCTGCCGCATGAGCTGTCCGGCGGCCAGCGCCAGCGAATTGGCCTTGCCCGGGCTCTAATTCTTGAGCCGCGGCTCGTCATCTGCGATGAGCCCGTTTCGGCGCTGGACGTCATTATTCAATCGCAAATTATTAACCTGATGCGCAAGCTGCAGCGTGAATTAAAGCTGACGTATTTATTTATCGCCCACGATATTGGCGTCATCCGCCATATATCTGACCGTATTGGCGTCATGTATTTAGGCAAAATGGTTGAAGAGGCCCGAACGGACGACCTGTTCGCCCAGCCGCTGCATCCTTACACGCAGGTGCTGCTGTCGGCTGTGCCGATTCCCGATCCTGCGATGAAGAAGGAGCGGATGGTTTTGCAAGGCGACATACCCTCTCCACTGGAGACGGTCAGCGGCTGTGCTTTTCATCCGCGCTGCCCGTATGCGGTTGAGGCCTGCCGTAAGCAGGTGCCGCTCAAGCGGGAGGTTGCGCCGGGCCATTTTGCAGCGTGCCATCTTGCGTAA
- a CDS encoding amidohydrolase encodes MSEENKGWSGQLPEWVHEQVVAWRRHLHQHPELSFEETETAQFVEDTLRSFGGLIISRPTKTSVLARLVGAYPGKTLALRADMDALPIAEENTFDYASQNPGVMHACGHDGHTAVLLAAARLLVEQKERLHGEIRFIFQHAEELPPGGARELVEAGVLDGVDWIVGEHLAAQLPVGQIGIVYGQMSASPDNFTITVSGVGGHAGFPHRSVDTIAIGAQIVTNIQHIVARYTDPLERLVVSVTQFTAGASHNVIPDKVTLKGTVRSFSEQVRQQAEEQLQRIVAGIVSAHNAQFEFQYVYGYDPVVNDEALTRIVEEAAIEVVGKEHVVQNPPGMGGEDFSAYQRKVPGTFINIGAGNLEKGIVYPHHHPRFEIDEDALANGVALFVKAAEKLVDWQS; translated from the coding sequence ATGTCAGAGGAAAATAAAGGCTGGAGCGGACAGCTCCCCGAGTGGGTTCATGAGCAGGTTGTCGCATGGCGAAGGCATTTGCATCAGCATCCGGAGCTGTCCTTTGAGGAGACGGAGACGGCGCAGTTTGTGGAAGATACGCTGCGCAGCTTTGGCGGGCTGATCATCAGCCGCCCAACGAAGACGAGTGTGCTGGCGAGGCTTGTCGGTGCTTATCCGGGCAAAACGCTGGCGCTGCGGGCGGATATGGATGCTCTGCCGATAGCGGAAGAAAACACGTTTGATTATGCTTCGCAAAATCCGGGCGTCATGCATGCCTGCGGGCATGATGGACATACCGCTGTACTGCTCGCGGCAGCGCGTCTGCTTGTAGAGCAGAAGGAGCGGCTGCACGGCGAAATCCGCTTTATTTTTCAGCATGCAGAGGAGCTTCCTCCGGGGGGAGCGCGCGAGCTGGTCGAAGCTGGCGTACTGGACGGCGTGGATTGGATCGTAGGCGAGCATCTGGCCGCCCAATTGCCGGTTGGACAAATCGGCATCGTCTATGGGCAGATGTCGGCTTCGCCGGATAATTTCACTATTACGGTCAGCGGGGTTGGCGGCCATGCCGGTTTCCCTCACCGCTCGGTCGATACGATTGCGATTGGCGCCCAGATCGTGACGAATATTCAGCATATTGTGGCGCGTTATACCGATCCGTTGGAGCGGCTAGTCGTTTCCGTGACCCAATTCACGGCGGGAGCCTCCCATAATGTCATACCCGATAAGGTAACCCTGAAAGGAACGGTGCGGAGCTTCAGCGAGCAGGTGCGCCAGCAGGCGGAGGAGCAGCTGCAGCGCATTGTCGCAGGTATTGTTTCGGCACATAATGCGCAATTCGAGTTCCAGTATGTGTACGGCTATGATCCTGTCGTTAATGACGAAGCATTGACCCGCATCGTGGAGGAGGCGGCGATTGAAGTCGTCGGCAAGGAGCATGTCGTTCAAAACCCGCCGGGCATGGGCGGCGAAGATTTCTCCGCCTACCAGCGCAAGGTGCCTGGCACATTTATTAATATAGGCGCAGGCAACCTTGAGAAAGGCATCGTTTATCCGCATCACCATCCACGATTTGAGATTGATGAGGATGCATTGGCAAACGGAGTGGCCTTATTCGTAAAAGCAGCAGAAAAGCTAGTGGATTGGCAGTCATAA
- a CDS encoding ABC transporter ATP-binding protein — translation MPEELLLEVKALRTYFHTARGKLAAVDGVSFDVRRGEIVGVVGESGCGKSVTAQSVLRLLDEKHDVSYEGEIRFAGSNLLGLKQRQMREIRGNEIAMIFQDPLSSLNPVYTIGEQIIEAIVLHQKIRRKEAVRKAIELLKLTGIPSPEQRVWEYPHQLSGGMRQRVMIAIALACEPQLLIADEPTTALDVTIQAQIMELITELNRKLAMSVLLIAHDLGVVAETCQRVVVMYLGQVVEMADVATLFARPLHPYTIGLMGAIPRMDGDRTQDLQVIEGSVPSLSNVPTGCRFAPRCAYADDRCRRHMPELTRDAASGTMVRCWHAGTLAEAAEAAIAVVAAETAESAEASERVAAKGGVQHAICP, via the coding sequence ATGCCGGAGGAGCTTTTGCTTGAGGTTAAAGCTTTACGAACTTATTTTCATACAGCACGCGGGAAGCTGGCCGCAGTCGACGGCGTTTCCTTTGATGTTAGGCGTGGGGAAATCGTCGGCGTTGTTGGAGAATCCGGGTGCGGCAAAAGCGTCACTGCCCAGTCCGTGCTGCGGCTGCTCGATGAGAAGCATGACGTGAGCTATGAAGGGGAAATCCGATTTGCAGGCAGCAATCTGCTTGGGCTGAAGCAGCGGCAAATGCGGGAAATTCGGGGCAATGAAATCGCGATGATCTTCCAAGACCCGCTTAGCTCGCTCAATCCGGTATACACCATTGGCGAGCAAATTATCGAGGCTATAGTGCTGCATCAGAAAATCAGACGCAAGGAGGCGGTTCGCAAAGCGATCGAGCTGCTAAAGCTGACGGGCATTCCTTCGCCGGAGCAGCGGGTGTGGGAGTATCCCCACCAGCTTTCTGGAGGCATGCGCCAGCGCGTCATGATTGCGATTGCACTGGCCTGCGAGCCGCAGCTGCTTATTGCTGACGAGCCGACGACAGCGCTGGATGTGACGATTCAAGCGCAAATTATGGAGCTGATTACGGAGCTGAATCGCAAGCTGGCGATGAGCGTTCTGCTCATCGCCCATGATCTGGGTGTCGTCGCGGAAACATGCCAGCGCGTCGTTGTCATGTATTTGGGACAGGTCGTTGAAATGGCTGATGTCGCCACCTTATTCGCCCGCCCGCTGCATCCATATACGATTGGGCTGATGGGAGCCATACCGCGAATGGATGGCGACAGAACGCAGGATTTGCAAGTAATTGAAGGCAGTGTGCCTTCGCTATCGAATGTGCCGACGGGCTGCCGCTTTGCGCCGCGCTGCGCCTATGCCGACGACCGGTGCCGCCGGCACATGCCGGAATTAACGCGCGATGCGGCTAGTGGAACGATGGTGCGCTGCTGGCATGCTGGTACCTTGGCCGAAGCAGCTGAAGCAGCTATAGCAGTCGTAGCAGCTGAAACGGCCGAGTCAGCCGAAGCATCCGAAAGAGTCGCAGCGAAAGGAGGCGTGCAGCATGCCATCTGCCCATGA
- a CDS encoding ABC transporter permease, which produces MEKAQPSLHLAKRKRTIGNRRRGLLKKLLASKTASAGSVLIIVVAFISFFAPWISVYGPLDVDIVNRLSPPGAEHWFGTDNLGRDIFSRVMHGTQISAQVGFAVALSVAVLGLVVGLYASMYKWLDQLLMRTMDALFAFPAILLAIAIMAALGPSVSNLIICLIIVFIPSVARIVRSAALVAKEQTYVEAMHALGASQTRILWQHIMPSTVSPLIVQSSFIFAEAIIVEAALSFLGAGIPAPMASLGNLLADGKMYIYNSWWMTLFPGFALIISVLAMNLFGDGIRDLLDPHVRQGKGKK; this is translated from the coding sequence ATGGAAAAAGCACAGCCCTCGCTGCATCTGGCAAAGCGCAAGCGCACTATCGGCAATCGAAGGCGCGGACTGCTCAAGAAGCTGCTGGCAAGCAAAACAGCATCGGCAGGCAGCGTACTGATAATAGTGGTCGCCTTTATTTCCTTTTTTGCGCCATGGATATCCGTTTACGGTCCGCTCGACGTCGATATCGTCAACCGTTTGTCGCCGCCGGGCGCGGAGCACTGGTTTGGCACGGATAATTTGGGCCGGGACATTTTCAGCAGAGTGATGCATGGCACGCAAATATCGGCGCAGGTTGGCTTTGCCGTCGCTTTGTCGGTCGCCGTTCTGGGGCTTGTCGTCGGTTTGTATGCGAGCATGTACAAGTGGCTGGATCAATTGCTGATGAGGACGATGGACGCTTTGTTTGCTTTCCCGGCGATTTTGCTGGCGATTGCCATTATGGCCGCGCTCGGGCCAAGCGTTTCCAATCTGATTATTTGCCTGATTATCGTGTTTATTCCTTCGGTAGCCCGAATCGTCCGTTCAGCCGCGCTCGTTGCGAAGGAGCAAACCTATGTGGAAGCGATGCACGCCTTAGGCGCGTCACAGACGAGGATTTTGTGGCAGCATATTATGCCCAGCACGGTTTCGCCGCTTATTGTGCAGAGCTCCTTTATTTTTGCCGAGGCGATTATTGTGGAAGCCGCCCTTAGCTTTCTAGGGGCAGGCATTCCGGCTCCGATGGCAAGTCTCGGCAATTTGCTGGCCGATGGAAAAATGTATATATACAACTCATGGTGGATGACGCTGTTTCCCGGCTTTGCGCTCATTATTTCGGTACTGGCGATGAATTTGTTTGGGGATGGAATCAGGGACTTGCTCGACCCTCATGTTAGACAGGGCAAAGGGAAAAAATAG
- a CDS encoding ABC transporter substrate-binding protein, giving the protein MKHYQKLGIIGLLGALLIVFGCSSNSSAPASSEGAASPAESAAAGTAAGEKLATELKYPLAQTIPTLDPHLSLGGSNSTIAVNIYEGLFAFNAKYEPVPMLAESYELSEDGKVYTFHLRKGVKFHNGKEMKAEDVAASLNRWKNTAPRAKSSFSDREFEVKDDYTVVLSSDVPRNDTLAQLSHVLNFAAIMPKEVVDAAGPDGVTEYIGTGPFKFAEYKTDQYVHLQKFADYQPVDAPADGFSGKKEALVNDLYFTLATDNATRFSSFLAKDFNNVDVSLDNLPQVESDPDVEIIKNLSTDFNLVFNKKGPLFSQLKYRQAVASVLDVDQVLLGIVSTPELYRLNPSYMYKENAKWYSEAGSEAYNQKNPDKAKQLLQEAGYNGEEITLLTTKDTGTFYNATLMVQAQLEQIGIKTKIDISDYATMLTKRADPNGWDIYVGPFLVPSTPSQLLYLNPTYGFADDAKLAELLEASTSAISDDAIKAANDALQAYEWEYLAAIKIGDIYNYNAVRKNLVGLTYLSNIPNLANTKLVE; this is encoded by the coding sequence ATGAAGCATTATCAAAAGTTAGGAATAATCGGATTGCTCGGCGCATTGCTCATCGTTTTCGGCTGCTCCAGCAACAGCTCTGCACCTGCAAGCTCGGAAGGAGCGGCTTCGCCTGCCGAATCAGCGGCGGCTGGCACGGCAGCAGGCGAGAAGCTGGCGACCGAACTGAAATATCCGCTCGCGCAAACGATTCCGACGCTTGATCCGCATCTGTCGCTTGGCGGAAGCAATTCCACGATAGCGGTCAATATTTATGAGGGGCTATTCGCCTTTAATGCCAAGTATGAGCCGGTTCCTATGCTCGCAGAGTCTTATGAGCTGAGTGAAGACGGGAAAGTATACACCTTTCACCTTCGTAAAGGTGTCAAGTTTCACAACGGCAAGGAGATGAAGGCAGAGGATGTAGCCGCCTCGCTCAATCGCTGGAAAAATACGGCGCCGCGCGCAAAAAGCTCTTTTTCCGATCGCGAGTTCGAGGTCAAGGATGACTATACGGTCGTGCTCAGCTCGGACGTGCCGAGAAATGATACATTGGCGCAGCTTAGCCATGTGCTTAATTTTGCGGCGATTATGCCGAAGGAGGTCGTGGATGCGGCTGGTCCGGATGGCGTAACCGAGTATATTGGAACCGGGCCGTTCAAGTTTGCGGAGTACAAAACCGACCAATACGTGCATTTGCAAAAATTTGCGGATTACCAGCCTGTCGATGCGCCAGCTGACGGTTTTTCCGGCAAGAAGGAAGCGCTCGTGAACGATCTGTATTTCACTTTGGCAACGGATAATGCGACGCGTTTCTCCTCTTTCCTCGCGAAGGACTTTAACAATGTCGACGTCAGTCTGGATAATTTGCCGCAGGTTGAGAGTGACCCTGATGTGGAAATCATCAAAAACCTGTCTACCGATTTCAATTTGGTTTTCAATAAAAAAGGGCCGCTGTTCTCGCAGCTGAAATACCGCCAGGCTGTCGCATCGGTGCTCGATGTGGACCAGGTTTTGCTTGGAATCGTGTCCACACCGGAACTGTACCGCTTGAATCCAAGCTACATGTACAAGGAAAATGCGAAATGGTACAGCGAGGCAGGCAGCGAAGCCTACAACCAGAAAAATCCGGACAAGGCGAAGCAGCTTCTTCAGGAAGCGGGCTACAATGGCGAGGAAATTACGCTACTGACGACCAAGGATACAGGCACCTTCTATAATGCAACGTTGATGGTGCAGGCGCAGCTGGAGCAAATCGGCATCAAGACGAAAATCGACATTTCCGATTACGCCACGATGCTGACGAAGCGGGCTGACCCGAATGGCTGGGATATTTATGTCGGTCCATTCCTCGTGCCTTCAACGCCTTCACAGCTGCTTTATTTGAACCCGACCTATGGTTTTGCTGATGATGCCAAGCTTGCGGAGCTGCTTGAAGCTTCTACCTCGGCTATTAGCGACGATGCGATTAAAGCGGCGAATGATGCGCTGCAAGCTTATGAGTGGGAGTATTTGGCGGCGATTAAGATCGGCGATATTTACAACTATAATGCGGTTCGCAAAAATCTCGTCGGCTTGACGTACCTCAGCAACATACCGAATCTTGCAAATACGAAGCTGGTTGAATAG